A window from Salvelinus fontinalis isolate EN_2023a chromosome 8, ASM2944872v1, whole genome shotgun sequence encodes these proteins:
- the LOC129860474 gene encoding uncharacterized protein LOC129860474 isoform X1, which yields MSNLNIVSYSSQGKTMASQGACLSGTGVFYQAMPAVGTDGRTVMNLIPVQKVNGQFVQSPTGTIKDIAETKRDYTSNVPSISKSNISISGPTAKEQFVNKRPFYVSTSPNPANLTGIYPSVRIQTPIVTTKVAQSAGSLTSPEFTCGNTFGLTLINKKKLPVTVKSPALPNGQYLQIPPNAQVKTLPASALPPGIKRQIFTSSTTCASNSPMVLYVSPVQTMKHNYVPTSPKSAPSLSRLPRSSGQTLSTCSSTGSRQCSITAKDGKRLVTPIKWVIEEADGLPAPCRVPVNSSSMTSDILKTVAEMEKASKPCDHTAKNYSTSQEGQTKIGQEKDNALVMYNGKVYFVANKTPALCNRPSKPLEASRSMGTSSTQAKENVGFNQRISLPPSLPLCSSSGSQLSNKTRPDPKHIVIPDEIIDLCDDDSQDDLTCQAISTRDVTRQLFRQSEVDEDEDSNVIFVSYLPPKAVPKVGEGEMSHMLDDFGAGQEMVRSQNNLNGEVVDSQNNVSGLSIERCQNVGTAHDMADCQDIATGQELNSRQQNITGQDWKRLHMEGFYGSATGLRIENIQSGATTQEMGNIQNDATDQSIGNSQHNASTQEMENIPESTALQTEMETHKKKSSSDPIPEQQTSMLDQESLETCDRLLKQMFGITSDVQICLKRIDSKPKANPKVFPQIGTTNKRTIEAIRKLLQRSIFVTKKRVHNETQVSATRNNDSCPKNAKRQKIEKVENAFKSSENPEPLTSQTPQLDMQPLTSQTPQLILQPLTSQTPQLILQPLTSQTHQLILQPLTSQTPQLILQPLTSQTPQLILQPLTSQTPQLDMQPLTSQTPQLDIQPLTSQTPQLDMQPLTSQTPQLILQPLTSQTPQLDMQPLTSQTPQLDIQPLTSQTPQLDIQPLTSQTPQLDMQPLTSQTPQLDMFFDGEQIFVYEEPTVNYFISTTDETVVPSKPLPDLDLVHISKPSSISPVSSVHPQTNTEAMDCAPRPCCGTESNIKPNSRRRRRGKGRRCTACPCEVTGTQVKAMSTSSTSQEEPDSSKPQNTRFSGNRTSAVVESTKRKGRKSTKAQAKDKEPASMEIQCPSTMSEQGSSTAGEIPTSYLCSTAPMDTEEIKRHERIKRLKDLLKEKEAALEMIRKNMS from the exons ATGAGTAACTTGAATATCGTGTCATACAGTAGTCAAGGTAAAACAATGGCATCTCAAGGCGCGTGTCTCAG TGGGACAGGTGTCTTTTACCAAGCGATGCCAGCTGTGGGAACCGATGGGAGAACTGTTATGAATCTAATCCCTGTTCAAAAAGTCAACGGACAGTTTGTTCAATCACCAACGGGCACTATAAAGGACATTGCTGAAACTAAACGAGATTATACCTCGAATGTTCCATCAATTTCGAAGAGTAACATATCTATTTCGGGACCCACAGCTAAAGAACAATTTGTGAATAAAAGGCCATTTTACGTGAGTACCTCTCCAAATCCAGCCAATCTGACAGGAATATATCCTTCAGTGCGCATCCAGACTCCAATAGTAACAACAAAAGTTGCCCAAAGTGCAGGATCCTTGACATCACCTGAGTTTACCTGTGGGAACACATTTGGCCTAACACTTATAAATAAGAAAAAGCTGCCAGTTACTGTGAAATCCCCAgcgcttccaaatggacaataccTTCAAATTCCACCTAATGCACAAGTCAAAACCCTCCCAGCATCCGCACTCCCCCCAGGCATAAAGAGACAGATATTTACTTCATCAACGACCTGTGCCTCAAATTCACCAATGGTTCTTTATGTGTCCCCTGTCCAAACCATGAAGCATAATTATGTACCAACATCTCCGAAGTCAGCCCCCTCACTCAGCCGACTTCCAAGGTCATCTGGCCAAACACTTTCTACATGCTCTTCAACAGGCTCAagacagtgttctattactgccAAGGATGGCAAAAGACTGGTCACTCCTATTAAGTGGGTGATTGAGGAGGCGGATGGCTTACCTGCTCCATGCCGTGTTCCTGTGAATTCATCTTCTATGACCTCAGATATCCTGAAAACTGTGGCAGAGATGGAAAAAGCCAGCAAACCGTGTGATCACACAGCAAAAAACTATTCAACTTCCCAAGAGGGTCAGACAAAAATTGGACAAGAGAAGGACAATGCCTTAGTGATGTACAATGGGAAGGTGTATTTTGTAGCTAACAAAACCCCTGCGCTTTGTAACAGACCATCAAAACCCTTGGAGGCCAGTAGGAGCATGGGTACCTCCTCCACGCAGGCAAAGGAAAATGTTGGATTCAATCAGAGAATCAGCTTACCGCCCTCCCTACCCTTGTGCTCCTCATCTGGGTCACAATTGTCAAATAAAACCAGACCAGACCCAAAACACATTGTCATACCAGATGAAATCATTGACCTCTGTGACGATGATTCCCAGGATGACCTCACATGCCAGGCAATATCAACAAGGGATGTAACAAGGCAACTTTTCAGACAGTCTGAAGTTGATGAGGACGAAGACTCCAATGTAATATTTGTCTCATACCTTCCACCCAAAGCGGTGCCTAAAGTAGGTGAAGGAGAAATGTCTCATATGCTGGATGACTTCGGAGCTGGACAAGAAATGGTCCGTAGTCAAAATAATTTGAATGGCGAGGTAGTGGATAGTCAGAACAATGTATCTGGGCTTTCAATAGAAAGGTGTCAGAATGTTGGTACTGCCCACGACATGGCAGACTGTCAAGATATTGCAACAGGCCAAGAGTTGAACTCCCGTCAGCAAAACATCACTGGTCAGGATTGGAAAAGACTGCACATGGAAGGATTTTATGGCAGTGCAACTGGACTCAGAATTGAGAACATTCAGAGTGGTGCCACCACCCAAGAAATGGGGAACATCCAGAATGATGCCACTGACCAAAGCATTGGAAATAGTCAGCACAATGCCTCCACTCAAGAAATGGAGAACATTCCTGAAAGCACCGCTCTCCAAACAGAAATGGAGACACACAAAAAAAAG AGCTCATCAGATCCCATTCCTGAGCAGCAGACTTCCATGTTGGACCAGGAATCCCTGGAAACTTGTGATCGCCTGCTGAAACAGATGTTTGGGATCACATCTGATGTGCAGATATGTTTGAAGAGGATAGATTCTAAGCCCAAGGCTAACCCTAAGGTGTTTCCTCAGATTGGGACCACAAACAAACGTACCATAGAGGCTATTCGCAAATTGTTACAGAGATCAATATTTGTGACAAAAAAGAGGGTACATAATGAAACACAG GTCTCTGCCACAAGGAACAATGATAGTTGCCCAAAAAATGCTAAAAGGCAGAAAATAGAAAAAGTTGAAAATGCATTTAAAAGTTCAGAAAACCCAGAGCCCCTTACCAGTCAAACTCCTCAGCTGGACATGCAGCCCCTTACCAGTCAAACTCCTCAGTTGATATTGCAGCCCCTTACCAGTCAAACTCCTCAGTTGATATTGCAGCCCCTCACCAGTCAAACTCATCAGTTGATATTGCAGCCCCTTACCAGTCAAACTCCTCAGTTGATATTGCAGCCCCTTACCAGTCAAACTCCTCAGTTGATATTGCAGCCCCTTACCAGTCAAACTCCTCAGCTGGACATGCAGCCCCTTACCAGTCAAACTCCTCAGCTGGACATACAGCCCCTTACCAGTCAAACTCCTCAGCTGGACATGCAGCCCCTTACCAGTCAAACTCCTCAGTTGATATTGCAGCCCCTTACCAGTCAAACTCCTCAGCTGGACATGCAGCCCCTTACCAGTCAAACTCCTCAGCTGGACATACAGCCCCTTACCAGTCAAACTCCTCAGCTGGACATACAGCCCCTTACCAGTCAAACTCCTCAGCTGGACATGCAGCCCCTTACCAGTCAAACTCCTCAGCTGGACATGTTTTTTGATGGTGAACAGATATTTGTTTATGAGGAACCGACTGTCAATTATTTTATTTCCACCACAGATGAAACAGTTGTCCCTTCCAAACCTCTGCCAGATCTCGATCTGGTGCATATTTCAAAACCAAGCTCAATCTCACCCGTTTCATCTgtccacccacaaacaaacactgaagCTATGGATTGCGCTCCTAGGCCCTGCTGTGGTACAGAAAGCAACATAAAGCCAAACtctagaagaagaagaaggggaaAGGGGAGAAGATGCACTGCATGTCCATGTGAGGTGACTGGAACACAAGTCAAAGCAATGAGCACATCATCCACTTCACAAGAGGAGCCTGATTCATCTAAACCACAAAACACCAGGTTCTCAGGGAACCGTACCAGTGCAGTTGTAGAGTCGACTAAACGAAAGGGGAGAAAGTCCACAAAGGCTCAAGCGAAAGATAAAGAGCCAGCATCTATGGAGatccaatgtccttcaactatGAGTGAGCAGGGAAGTAGTACAGCTGGAGAGATCCCAACCAGTTATCTCTGCTCTACAGCACCCATGGACACTGAAGAAATCAAGCGTCATGAGAGAATCAAACGACTGAAAGATCTCTTGAAGGAGAAAGAAGCTGCTCTTGAGATGATTAGAAAGAACATGAGCTGA
- the LOC129860474 gene encoding putative Polycomb group protein ASXL3 isoform X2 has product MPAVGTDGRTVMNLIPVQKVNGQFVQSPTGTIKDIAETKRDYTSNVPSISKSNISISGPTAKEQFVNKRPFYVSTSPNPANLTGIYPSVRIQTPIVTTKVAQSAGSLTSPEFTCGNTFGLTLINKKKLPVTVKSPALPNGQYLQIPPNAQVKTLPASALPPGIKRQIFTSSTTCASNSPMVLYVSPVQTMKHNYVPTSPKSAPSLSRLPRSSGQTLSTCSSTGSRQCSITAKDGKRLVTPIKWVIEEADGLPAPCRVPVNSSSMTSDILKTVAEMEKASKPCDHTAKNYSTSQEGQTKIGQEKDNALVMYNGKVYFVANKTPALCNRPSKPLEASRSMGTSSTQAKENVGFNQRISLPPSLPLCSSSGSQLSNKTRPDPKHIVIPDEIIDLCDDDSQDDLTCQAISTRDVTRQLFRQSEVDEDEDSNVIFVSYLPPKAVPKVGEGEMSHMLDDFGAGQEMVRSQNNLNGEVVDSQNNVSGLSIERCQNVGTAHDMADCQDIATGQELNSRQQNITGQDWKRLHMEGFYGSATGLRIENIQSGATTQEMGNIQNDATDQSIGNSQHNASTQEMENIPESTALQTEMETHKKKSSSDPIPEQQTSMLDQESLETCDRLLKQMFGITSDVQICLKRIDSKPKANPKVFPQIGTTNKRTIEAIRKLLQRSIFVTKKRVHNETQVSATRNNDSCPKNAKRQKIEKVENAFKSSENPEPLTSQTPQLDMQPLTSQTPQLILQPLTSQTPQLILQPLTSQTHQLILQPLTSQTPQLILQPLTSQTPQLILQPLTSQTPQLDMQPLTSQTPQLDIQPLTSQTPQLDMQPLTSQTPQLILQPLTSQTPQLDMQPLTSQTPQLDIQPLTSQTPQLDIQPLTSQTPQLDMQPLTSQTPQLDMFFDGEQIFVYEEPTVNYFISTTDETVVPSKPLPDLDLVHISKPSSISPVSSVHPQTNTEAMDCAPRPCCGTESNIKPNSRRRRRGKGRRCTACPCEVTGTQVKAMSTSSTSQEEPDSSKPQNTRFSGNRTSAVVESTKRKGRKSTKAQAKDKEPASMEIQCPSTMSEQGSSTAGEIPTSYLCSTAPMDTEEIKRHERIKRLKDLLKEKEAALEMIRKNMS; this is encoded by the exons ATGCCAGCTGTGGGAACCGATGGGAGAACTGTTATGAATCTAATCCCTGTTCAAAAAGTCAACGGACAGTTTGTTCAATCACCAACGGGCACTATAAAGGACATTGCTGAAACTAAACGAGATTATACCTCGAATGTTCCATCAATTTCGAAGAGTAACATATCTATTTCGGGACCCACAGCTAAAGAACAATTTGTGAATAAAAGGCCATTTTACGTGAGTACCTCTCCAAATCCAGCCAATCTGACAGGAATATATCCTTCAGTGCGCATCCAGACTCCAATAGTAACAACAAAAGTTGCCCAAAGTGCAGGATCCTTGACATCACCTGAGTTTACCTGTGGGAACACATTTGGCCTAACACTTATAAATAAGAAAAAGCTGCCAGTTACTGTGAAATCCCCAgcgcttccaaatggacaataccTTCAAATTCCACCTAATGCACAAGTCAAAACCCTCCCAGCATCCGCACTCCCCCCAGGCATAAAGAGACAGATATTTACTTCATCAACGACCTGTGCCTCAAATTCACCAATGGTTCTTTATGTGTCCCCTGTCCAAACCATGAAGCATAATTATGTACCAACATCTCCGAAGTCAGCCCCCTCACTCAGCCGACTTCCAAGGTCATCTGGCCAAACACTTTCTACATGCTCTTCAACAGGCTCAagacagtgttctattactgccAAGGATGGCAAAAGACTGGTCACTCCTATTAAGTGGGTGATTGAGGAGGCGGATGGCTTACCTGCTCCATGCCGTGTTCCTGTGAATTCATCTTCTATGACCTCAGATATCCTGAAAACTGTGGCAGAGATGGAAAAAGCCAGCAAACCGTGTGATCACACAGCAAAAAACTATTCAACTTCCCAAGAGGGTCAGACAAAAATTGGACAAGAGAAGGACAATGCCTTAGTGATGTACAATGGGAAGGTGTATTTTGTAGCTAACAAAACCCCTGCGCTTTGTAACAGACCATCAAAACCCTTGGAGGCCAGTAGGAGCATGGGTACCTCCTCCACGCAGGCAAAGGAAAATGTTGGATTCAATCAGAGAATCAGCTTACCGCCCTCCCTACCCTTGTGCTCCTCATCTGGGTCACAATTGTCAAATAAAACCAGACCAGACCCAAAACACATTGTCATACCAGATGAAATCATTGACCTCTGTGACGATGATTCCCAGGATGACCTCACATGCCAGGCAATATCAACAAGGGATGTAACAAGGCAACTTTTCAGACAGTCTGAAGTTGATGAGGACGAAGACTCCAATGTAATATTTGTCTCATACCTTCCACCCAAAGCGGTGCCTAAAGTAGGTGAAGGAGAAATGTCTCATATGCTGGATGACTTCGGAGCTGGACAAGAAATGGTCCGTAGTCAAAATAATTTGAATGGCGAGGTAGTGGATAGTCAGAACAATGTATCTGGGCTTTCAATAGAAAGGTGTCAGAATGTTGGTACTGCCCACGACATGGCAGACTGTCAAGATATTGCAACAGGCCAAGAGTTGAACTCCCGTCAGCAAAACATCACTGGTCAGGATTGGAAAAGACTGCACATGGAAGGATTTTATGGCAGTGCAACTGGACTCAGAATTGAGAACATTCAGAGTGGTGCCACCACCCAAGAAATGGGGAACATCCAGAATGATGCCACTGACCAAAGCATTGGAAATAGTCAGCACAATGCCTCCACTCAAGAAATGGAGAACATTCCTGAAAGCACCGCTCTCCAAACAGAAATGGAGACACACAAAAAAAAG AGCTCATCAGATCCCATTCCTGAGCAGCAGACTTCCATGTTGGACCAGGAATCCCTGGAAACTTGTGATCGCCTGCTGAAACAGATGTTTGGGATCACATCTGATGTGCAGATATGTTTGAAGAGGATAGATTCTAAGCCCAAGGCTAACCCTAAGGTGTTTCCTCAGATTGGGACCACAAACAAACGTACCATAGAGGCTATTCGCAAATTGTTACAGAGATCAATATTTGTGACAAAAAAGAGGGTACATAATGAAACACAG GTCTCTGCCACAAGGAACAATGATAGTTGCCCAAAAAATGCTAAAAGGCAGAAAATAGAAAAAGTTGAAAATGCATTTAAAAGTTCAGAAAACCCAGAGCCCCTTACCAGTCAAACTCCTCAGCTGGACATGCAGCCCCTTACCAGTCAAACTCCTCAGTTGATATTGCAGCCCCTTACCAGTCAAACTCCTCAGTTGATATTGCAGCCCCTCACCAGTCAAACTCATCAGTTGATATTGCAGCCCCTTACCAGTCAAACTCCTCAGTTGATATTGCAGCCCCTTACCAGTCAAACTCCTCAGTTGATATTGCAGCCCCTTACCAGTCAAACTCCTCAGCTGGACATGCAGCCCCTTACCAGTCAAACTCCTCAGCTGGACATACAGCCCCTTACCAGTCAAACTCCTCAGCTGGACATGCAGCCCCTTACCAGTCAAACTCCTCAGTTGATATTGCAGCCCCTTACCAGTCAAACTCCTCAGCTGGACATGCAGCCCCTTACCAGTCAAACTCCTCAGCTGGACATACAGCCCCTTACCAGTCAAACTCCTCAGCTGGACATACAGCCCCTTACCAGTCAAACTCCTCAGCTGGACATGCAGCCCCTTACCAGTCAAACTCCTCAGCTGGACATGTTTTTTGATGGTGAACAGATATTTGTTTATGAGGAACCGACTGTCAATTATTTTATTTCCACCACAGATGAAACAGTTGTCCCTTCCAAACCTCTGCCAGATCTCGATCTGGTGCATATTTCAAAACCAAGCTCAATCTCACCCGTTTCATCTgtccacccacaaacaaacactgaagCTATGGATTGCGCTCCTAGGCCCTGCTGTGGTACAGAAAGCAACATAAAGCCAAACtctagaagaagaagaaggggaaAGGGGAGAAGATGCACTGCATGTCCATGTGAGGTGACTGGAACACAAGTCAAAGCAATGAGCACATCATCCACTTCACAAGAGGAGCCTGATTCATCTAAACCACAAAACACCAGGTTCTCAGGGAACCGTACCAGTGCAGTTGTAGAGTCGACTAAACGAAAGGGGAGAAAGTCCACAAAGGCTCAAGCGAAAGATAAAGAGCCAGCATCTATGGAGatccaatgtccttcaactatGAGTGAGCAGGGAAGTAGTACAGCTGGAGAGATCCCAACCAGTTATCTCTGCTCTACAGCACCCATGGACACTGAAGAAATCAAGCGTCATGAGAGAATCAAACGACTGAAAGATCTCTTGAAGGAGAAAGAAGCTGCTCTTGAGATGATTAGAAAGAACATGAGCTGA